The Desulfoscipio gibsoniae DSM 7213 genome contains a region encoding:
- a CDS encoding benzylsuccinate synthase gamma subunit family protein translates to MANCAECKSFFPIPESEDDFEQGKGDCIREEKDPKGKFWLSKPVMSDMPADNCKYFTKKLAN, encoded by the coding sequence GTGGCTAATTGTGCAGAATGTAAGTCGTTCTTTCCAATTCCAGAAAGCGAGGATGATTTTGAACAGGGTAAAGGTGATTGTATACGTGAAGAAAAGGACCCAAAAGGCAAGTTTTGGTTGTCTAAACCGGTAATGAGTGATATGCCAGCAGATAATTGCAAATATTTCACTAAAAAACTTGCTAATTAA